TATCCACCAGCGCCTTTACCATTTGCTCAATTAGTGCTTTCATGTCTACCTCCATTTGAAGCTGAGTTCTTTTTTACAGACCCGATATTTTCAAGAGTTCCACAACATACGTTTGTAGTAGAGCAATAAGTGAACGTTGTTGCCTACGTGAACCAAGTTCAGTAGCGGACAACCTAAAAGTGCTTGAGATTTGTCCTGACTCTGGACAAAGAGAAAGATATAGCATAACCGCTACGTCAACCTATCTATTTATCCGACAGAGCAAGATTTGATTATGTACCTATAATAAGCGATTAGGTCTTTATTTGCAATAGGGCAGATGGCAGAGAGCAAAACACATAGGGCAGATGGCATTGTGCAGAGCGGAAAATTCATGTTGAGGCTGTCTTTATTGTCAATATTCGACAGGCTGTTGAAAAAGGCACAAAACAGTACAATGGGTCATACTGAATGTCCCGGGCTAAGCTCGGGACATTCAGTAGAATCAACGGGTTAGGAGATCCTGAAACAAGTTCAGAGCCTGCGCCGTACTTGATACCGGGATGACAATTAAGGAGTTTTTCAACAGCCTGTCCCAGCATCTCTCCTTTGTACGAATGGTTTAAACGGGATCAAGTCAGGCGCCGGGGGGGTCTTCTTCCTCTTCTCCCGGTTTTTCCTCTATCTCTGACAACACCTTATTTACCTCTTCCTTGGTGGTCCTCAGACTGGTCTTGCAGAATTTTATGAGCTGGGCAGCTCTCTTTACCTTCCCGGCAAAAAGATCCACATCGATTGTTTCCGACTCTATTTCCTGGATTATCTGTTCAAGTTCAGATAATGCCTTGGCATAGGTAAGGTTCTTGCTATTTCTCACGTTTAATATCCTCCCGTATCTTCTTCACAGTGCTTGTGATAGCTCCGGCATGCAGTCTGGTGTCTATTATATCACCTTCCTTTAGTACAGACGCGTTCTTCAGGGCCTCCCCGTTAAACCGTGTTACACTATAACCTCTCTTTAATATATTTAAAGGATCAAGCAGTCTGATTATAGTCTCAAGTCTGTCCAGACTGTCTGATTGCCTTGAAACATACCTCTCAGTAAGGTACATAAGGGAAACCCTTGACCTGTCAAGCCTGTTGTGCCGGTTGCTTAGGGCCTGTATAACTGTATGGTCAAAGTCCTGTATGGTTGCCAAAAGGCCATGCCTGTGTGTTGCAAGATAATTCCCTGAGGCAGACAGCAATGATTTCAGACCTGAACTTAAATTATATTCCTCCCTCTCAATCAAGGTCCTGGTTTTGTTAACAAGCCTGTCTCTCAGTTCATCTACCATGTCTTCAAAGCTTCTAACTTTCTGAATAATAAACTCGGCAACAGCAGTTGGCGTTATCAGTCTTTCATGGACTACACTGTCGACAACGGTCTCATCACGTGTGTGTCCGATCCCGGCAAGAACCGGAATCGGCAAAAGTGCAACCTCCTTTGCCACCGGATAGCTGTCGAAGCAGTGAAGGTCAGCCGTGGAGCCGCCACCTCTTATGATAACCGCAAGGTCATATTCATTTATGTTATCTCTGATTTTCTGAAGGGCACTCAAGAGTGAGGACTCTGCCTGTTCTCCCTGCACCAAAGACTCTATGAGCGTGATGCTGAACCTGTAGCCGTAGGGGTTATTGTCGATCTCATTCATAAAATCACCGTAGCCCGCTGCCGTCTTTGAGGTTATAACGGCAATCCTTTGGGGGACAAGCGGGAGGGGAAGGCCTTTGTTGTTGTTTATTATGCCTTCTTTTGTGAGTTGCTCTATAACCTGCCTTCTTTTCAGGGCCATCTCCCCCAGGGTATACCGGGGATCAATATCCTGAATATCGAGACTCAGCCCGTGTACCTCGTGATAGTTAACCCTGACCAGCATGAGCACCTTCATATCTGCCTGAAGTTCCCTGCCGGTCTGTTTCCTGAACGTTGCTCTCAGGTGTTTGTATTTTCTTGCCCATATAGTAGCCCTCATCTTTGCTGCAAAAATATCATCTTCCTTCTCTACAAGTCCAATGTAACAGTGTCCTTTCCTGTCGCAGCTCAGACCGGCTATCTCAGCCACAACCCAGTACTCATCACTAAGGACGGAAAGAGTGGCTTTGATTATTGATGTGAGTTCTTTAAGTGTCAGGTAGTTCATGGGATTTGCGTGATATATTGGCCCTCCGATAGACCTATCAGGGGCAGCCCTGTTTTATACCAAGAATTGTATTCCCTGCAGAAATACAACCCCTGTTTATCCGGGAGAGCAAGACTTACTTATTATGATAAGCGATTAGGTCTTTATTTGCAAGGGACCCCCGCAAATGGCATTACCCAAAGTGGCAAGGGACAGTAGTATATGCCCGCTTGCTAATACGCACACCTTATGCTATTATTCTGTTGTGCTTCAAAAAGTAATTTCTTATCATCTGTTGTGTGGGAAAATTAAAAGGCAGCCATCAACACAGGTGGTTTATCTATAATTCATGTGATGTGTTTCGGAGGATTTTGCCATGAAAACTAAAGTAGGATTTATTATCGGGGGCTTAACATTCTTAATCGGCTTAATATTAGCAGGTCTCTTTGTGAGATATTACGGGGATTGGCTCTGGTTCCAAGAGATGGACTATGGTAGTGTGTTCATCACGATACTATACACCAAGGTGCTGGTTTTTCTCATTTTCTTTGCGATATTCGCTGTGTTTGCGTGGGTGAACATTGCTATCGCCAGAAAATTCGGATACAGCACACGGTCATCCGGATTAGTTAAC
This genomic window from bacterium BMS3Abin08 contains:
- a CDS encoding exodeoxyribonuclease VII small subunit translates to MRNSKNLTYAKALSELEQIIQEIESETIDVDLFAGKVKRAAQLIKFCKTSLRTTKEEVNKVLSEIEEKPGEEEEDPPGA
- the xseA gene encoding exodeoxyribonuclease 7 large subunit, yielding MNYLTLKELTSIIKATLSVLSDEYWVVAEIAGLSCDRKGHCYIGLVEKEDDIFAAKMRATIWARKYKHLRATFRKQTGRELQADMKVLMLVRVNYHEVHGLSLDIQDIDPRYTLGEMALKRRQVIEQLTKEGIINNNKGLPLPLVPQRIAVITSKTAAGYGDFMNEIDNNPYGYRFSITLIESLVQGEQAESSLLSALQKIRDNINEYDLAVIIRGGGSTADLHCFDSYPVAKEVALLPIPVLAGIGHTRDETVVDSVVHERLITPTAVAEFIIQKVRSFEDMVDELRDRLVNKTRTLIEREEYNLSSGLKSLLSASGNYLATHRHGLLATIQDFDHTVIQALSNRHNRLDRSRVSLMYLTERYVSRQSDSLDRLETIIRLLDPLNILKRGYSVTRFNGEALKNASVLKEGDIIDTRLHAGAITSTVKKIREDIKREK